The following proteins come from a genomic window of Parambassis ranga chromosome 4, fParRan2.1, whole genome shotgun sequence:
- the c4h1orf53 gene encoding uncharacterized protein C1orf53 homolog, whose protein sequence is MSIRRLSEESWISSSSTVSQINAGRSAAEPVTASSSSCTESGDQHAKFTEEEMTIHRIHREACEAKKQMYVDPCSGYKVFTEHAHLQRGKCCGSACRHCPYGQVNVKDPAMRKRFNSLYYV, encoded by the exons ATGTCGATACGGAGGCTCTCAGAAGAAAGCtggatcagcagcagcagcactgtgtcaCAGATCAATGCAGGCAGGAGTGCAGCAGAGCCGGTGacagcaagcagcagcagctgcacggAGAGCGGAGACCAGCACGCAAAGTTCACGGAGGAAGAGATGACCATCCACAGAATCCATAGAGAGGCATGTGAG GCAAAGAAGCAGATGTATGTCGACCCTTGCAGCGGGTATAAGGTGTTCACAGAGCATGCCCACCTTCAGAGAGGAAAATGCTGTGGCAGTGCGTGCAGACAT TGTCCATACGGTCAAGTCAACGTGAAGGACCCCGCCATGAGGAAGAGGTTTAACTCTCTGTATTATGTGTAG